From Oncorhynchus mykiss isolate Arlee chromosome 25, USDA_OmykA_1.1, whole genome shotgun sequence, a single genomic window includes:
- the otx2b gene encoding homeobox protein OTX2 encodes MMSYLKQPPYTVNGLSLTTSGMDLLHPSVGYPATPRKQRRERTTFTRAQLDILEALFGKTRYPDIFMREEVALKINLPESRVQVWFKNRRAKCRQQQQQQQNGGQNKVRPAKKKSSPAREASSESGASGQFTPPSSTSVPTISTSTAPVSIWSPASISPMADPLSTSSSCMQRSYPMTYTQASGYSQGYGGSTSYFGGMDCGSYLTPMHHQLSGPGTTLSPMSTNAVTSHLSQSPASLSTQSYGASGLGFNSTADCLDYKDQAASWKLNFNADCLDYKDQTSSWKFQVL; translated from the exons ATGATGTCGTATCTGAAGCAACCACCTTACACAGTCAACGGACTGAGCTTAACGACCTCCGGAATGGACCTTCTGCATCCATCCGTAGGCTATCCAG CGACACCCCGCAAGCAGAGACGAGAAAGGACGACTTTCACACGCGCCCAACTTGACATTTTGGAGGCACTGTTCGGCAAAACTCGCTATCCTGATATATTCATGCGCGAGGAAGTAGCACTAAAAATCAACCTACCAGAGTCTCGTGTACAG GTTTGGTTTAAGAACCGAAGGGCAAAGTGTcgccagcagcaacagcagcagcagaacgGGGGCCAGAACAAGGTGCGACCAGCCaaaaagaagagctctccagccAGGGAAGCGAGCTCTGAAAGCGGGGCGAGTGGCCAGTTCACACCGCCCTCAAGTACTTCAGTCCCGACCATCTCAACCAGCACCGCACCGGTATCTATCTGGAGTCCAGCCTCTATCTCTCCGATGGctgaccctctctctacctcctcttcctgcaTGCAAAGATCATACCCAATGACCTACACACAGGCCTCGGGATACAGCCAAGGCTATGGCGGATCAACGTCATACTTCGGCGGAATGGACTGTGGTTCTTACCTTACTCCCATGCATCACCAGCTGTCTGGCCCCGGGACGACACTCAGTCCTATGAGCACCAACGCTGTCACAAGCCATCTGAGCCAGTCCCCTGCGTCCCTCTCCACTCAGAGCTACGGAGCCTCGGGGCTAGGCTTCAACTCCACGGCGGACTGCTTGGATTATAAGGACCAAGCGGCATCCTGGAAACTGAACTTCAATGCAGATTGCTTGGATTATAAAGATCAGACTTCATCTTGGAAATTCCAAGTCCTGTGA